The Mus pahari chromosome 2, PAHARI_EIJ_v1.1, whole genome shotgun sequence genomic interval TAAAAACTTCTTTCTCCATTGAGTAATCTACTTCTCTTCCACGTACCCAGCTTCTTTGCCAGAACATGAATTCAGGCTACCTGGTGTCAATTCTCAGTCAGGCTGAGGGCAACTTTGTGGCCTCTCTGATTAAGGAGAGTGGTACTACAGACACCAATGTCTGGACTGGCCTCCACGACCCCAAAATGGTGAGTATGTGACCTCTTTCTCCCCTAATACTCAATTGCAATGGAAGAGGTAGGGCTGTGATGCAAGAGCTAGCTTTTGTGGTGTTCATAAGACAGCAATATCTCTAAAGATCTTAGAACATATGGGGCCATATACTAGTAGCCAATGGTGTGCCCAGTTATGAAATAAAAGCTTCTTTCTGTGCCTCCAGAAAGAAAACTTAGGAACCACTTTTTATAATTAGTatttataaattctataaatacTTCTATACTGAAGATCTTAACTTTTGTGGTACAGAAGAACAACTTGGACATTATTTAAAAGTGAAGCTTAAAACAAAAGCCCATgttacctcatttttaaattttttatggcTGTTTTCAAGTGTCTACATAAGACATGTTCTTTCACTCCTTTCTGATTTGCAGATGCGCTTACCTTACCCCTTCTTTTGCAGAATCGTCGTTGGCACTGGAGCAGTGGGTCTCTGTTTCTCTACAAATCCTGGGCAACTGGGTCTCCTAACAGTTCCAATCGTGGCTACTGTGCATCACTGATTTCAAACACAGGTGAGAGACAAAGAATCCCCATGCTACTATTTGTCTTTGTTCAGGTCTTGGGATGGagttggggctggggctggggcaagaggaagaggaattcTACATTTAAGAcatggaagacagtctccttcatTTCTTATTCTGAGTCGTAAGGAACCTCTTGGTTTGACTTTTCCCACTTGGTTTGTAGGatacaagaaatggaaggatGACAACTGTGATGCCCAATACTCATTTGTCTGCAAGTTCAGAGGCTGAAgtcacctgaaaaaatattcatataaagcAAGACTAGAAAATACTGTGGAGTCAAAAATTAAAACTGGACCATCTATCAAAGCAAATTAGACCCTCTCTTCCTGGAAAGCCATTCTTGCATCACTGTTCTATGGTATCTTTATCTCCATTATTTTCTGGAAATCTGCACAGCTGAAGTAAAAATGCCTTCACAATGTTGCATGTTCTGAATCAGTTCTGTACACCAATCACAAATTTTCCTCTGGAATAGAAGGGAGTCTAGAATTCTCAggctttttttgcttgtttgtttttgaaaaggaGGTGTTTAAAACTCTGTCCATGTGCATGTTAGTTTATAAACCCATTGTCAACATAATTGgataaatgcataaaaatttCTAAATTCTACAAGAGTAAATGTGTTTATAAGAATTATTAGAGTTTGGAGCCTGAACACTGGGTTGTCTTGGTACTCTGGAGGGATTTATACAGTAATATTGTAAGAgagctgatttttgtttttcagttaagCAAATTAAAGCCATAATCAACATGTCAGGAGAATTCTTGGGTCTAAAAGAGTTAAGGAATCAGTCATAGAAAAATTTGAGTCCTGGAAGCCTATAATTAATGTTAAATGACAATCTTTAAATTACTgaatcaatgaatttataaagaatgacccaaataaaatatactatcaTACTTAATTgcctatttaaatatataaaactctGACATATTAAGGGTTAGGATTGAAAAAGCACACACTTTTTCAGAGATACAACTGAATTCCAAACATTAACTACCATCATGGTACATTTAGATACAATTTGTCAAATCAATACAAAGAGAGCAGATTCAGATTATCAGTCTGAGTCATAGAAATGACTACAACCCAAGAAAAACGAATACAAACCTCACATTAGAGACAAATAGCTTGAAGACAAAATTATGGAAACTGTAATTCCTATATAACCATAAAAGCATATACGTAGCTCTACTGGAATGGTGTCATATACTTAGTCCCTTagtacttgggaaactgagacaggagaattgcaagtTACAGGTCAGATTGGGTATATAAGCTTCAGGTCAGCCTGGCATAAGTAGTCAGTTTTTGTCTGAATAAAAGCAAACATCCAAAATATCCTAGACACAGTAGTCTTTTAagtgtattttgaaattatttttagttagGGGTGTATGGTTCTCTTTGGGGCAAGGAGTTATGTGACTATGGGTGTAGGTGCACAAGAAGGTggaggcatcaggtcccctggcgCTGTAGATCCAGGTGATTGTGAGTTgccagacatgggtgctgggaatcaaatgtgGAACCTACATAAGTAAATTACATGCTTTAAACTGCCAAGCCACTTCTCCAGACCTGTATCAGTTTCTAAAAGAGGAtccttttattttgataaaatagtTAATGCTTTGAAAGTTAAAATTACTAACCAGTATacataaacatagacacacaaaataaatacagcacacatggtaaaaaaaattgtaaaatgtagGTAATTCAGTAATCAAATTTGCAGATTTCAATATACCATAACCCATAGGGGTATACCATACCCAGAGGGGTAATACACTTAAAAAGAACTTATCAGCTATTCTCAGCCTGTGAGGCTCAAGCATTCTGGGGCTGGGTCAAAAGACATTTTTCACAGGGGAATCATATCAGATATACtgcatataagatatttacaCTAAGActcatgtcttagtcagggtttctattcctgcacaaaacatcatgaccaagaagcaagttgaggaggaaagggtttattcagcttacacttccatactgctgttcatcaccaaggaagttaagactggaactcaagcaggtcagaaagcaggagctgatgcagaggccatggagggatgttctttactggcttgcttcccctggcttgctcagtctgctctcttatagaatccaagactaccagcccagagatggtcccacccacaagagcctctcccccttgatcactaattgagaaaatgccccacagctgaatatcatggaggaatttccccaactaaagctcctttctctgtgataactccagctgtgtcaagttgacacaaaactagccaatacaactcataacagtagcaaaattacagctatgaattGGCAATAaagataactttatggttgggaatCACCGTAGCATGAAGAATGTTATTTAAAGGTCACTGCATTGgtaggttgagagccactgctcttaatCATCTGCAGTGCCAACAGAGCCATGTTTCCCTTGACCTAGCAGCATGACACTATGTCTGAACTCTGGAAACATGAAATGCCATCATGAAAGCCATTTAGTTGGTTGTTTAATCCCTGGGTGTtctggggttctggttggttggtattgttgtttttcctatggggttgcaaaccccctcaactctttcagccctttctctaactcctctattggggaccgcacactcaatccaatggttggctgctaacatctgcctctgtatttgtaagcctctggcagggcctctcaggagtcaggaatatcaggctcctttcagcatgaacttcttggcatctacaatagggtctggatttggtaactgtatataggatgactccccaggtggaacagtctctgggtggcctttccttcaatttcttctcTGCATTTCATCTCCccatttgttcctgtgagtattttcttctcattctacGAAGGatcgaagcacccacacttttgctcttctttctttctttctttctttctttctttctttctttctttctttctttctttctttcctttttctttctttctttctctcttttttttgtttgtttgtttttgtttttttgagacaggatttctctgtatagccctggctctcctggaactcactcagaaatccatctgtctctgcctcctaagtgctgggattaaaggtgtgtgccactacttcCTGGATGGTCTTCTTTCtaattgagcttcatgtggtctgtgaattgtatcctggttatttggaacttttgggctaatattcacttatcggtgagtgcataccatgtgtgttgttttgtgactgggttacctcacttaggatgatagtttctagttctatccatttgcctaagaatttcatgaattcatcatttttaatagctgagtagtactttgttgtataaatataccatattttttgtatcctttcctctgttgaaggacatctgggttctttccagcttctggctattataaataaggcagctatgaacatagtggagcatgtgaccttattacatgttggagcattttctgagtatatgctcaggagtagtattgctgaatcttctggtagtactatatccaattttctgaggaactgccaaactgatttccagagcggttgtaccagcttgtaatcccaccagcaatggataagtgtttgcctttctccacatccacaccagcatctgctgtcatctaaGTTTTTCATCTTAGACATTTTGaatggtgtgaagtggaatctcaagttttgatttgcatttccctaatgactaaggattttgaacacaACAaatgagtacacatggctccaactgcatatatGTAgtaaaggatggccttgtcatgtatcaatgtgaggagaggtccttggtgataggaaggctcaatagatgccccagtgtggggaaatcGAGGACAGGGAggtatgagtgggtgggttggtggaaGAACACGCTAATAGAAGCCggtggagggaggatgtgatagggtgtttctgggagtgagggaaactgggaaaatggataaaatttgaaatgtaaataaagaaaatatctaaatttaaaagaaagaaagaaagaaagaaagaaagaaagaaagaaagaaagaaagaaagaaagaaagaaagtaaaaggaaggaaggaaagaaggaaagaaggaagaaaggaaggaaggaaggaaggaaggaaggaaggaaggaaggaaggaaggaaggaaggaaggaagaNgaaggaaggaaggaaggaaggaaggaaggaaggaaggaaggaaggaaggaaggaaggaaggaagactaaactactaaatatctaaataaaataaaaactactaaaTATTGAATAGATATTTGTAAAGAAGACATGGAGGTAAGAAAGGGTAATAATTAAAAGATGGTATGGAAAAATCATCAAGTAGgggataaaatattaaaagagacaAAATTCCTGGATGCCTGCTGCTAGACGAGGTTTTACAGACATATCAGGGAAGCTGCACCTATTTCCAACCACATGGTTGCCTATACAAAAACTGCATGATGATACCACCCCCAAGCTCCTGAGCCCAGGATAGTTGACATTGTAGGTTGTCTTGtgctgtccttgacccctctacagctctctcaatccttccccctaGTCTTCCACAAGAGTTcatgagctccacctaatgtttagctgtgggtctatgcatctgtttctatccaATGATGGAtgcagcctctcagaagacagttatgagagactcctgtctgcatgcatagCAGAGTACCATTAGTAATGTCAGGAGTTGCCTCTCTCCAATGAGATGTTTcacaagttgggccagtcattggttggccagtcCCTCAAACTCTGCTCAGTCTTTATCCCTGAACaccttataggcaggacaaattttggagctatgtttttgtgagtgggttggtgtcatTTCCCCTCCACTAGAAATCCCAACTGTTtacaggaggtagccacttcagCCTCCGTATGCCCAGCTCCTAGAAATCTTAACTTGGATCACCCACATAGCTCTCACCAcctatttcctttctattttatttccccttcaaaatgaaatttaaacatCTTCCCTTTGTCCCTTCTTGTTTCTTAGATTATTTGGGGctgtggattgtaacatggtTATCATATATTTtctggttaatatccacttataaatgaatacatgccATGCGTGTTTTTCTGGGTCTATATTACCTCActtagtatgatattttctagctccatctatGTGCCTAAaaattttcatgatgtctttgttttcagtATCCAAGTAGTATTCCAAATAAACATACCAcatcttctttatccattcttcagttgagggacatctagtttaTTTCTAGTTTGTGgtttttatgaataaaactgctatgaacatcattgagcaagtgtcctttcgaaatggtgggacatcttttgggtataactGGATCTTGATGTAGATCTACTCCTAATTTTCTGACAAAACGTCAAATTGATTTCTTGAGTATTTGTACAAGTATGTACTTCCAGCAACATTGCAGGaatgttcctcttgctccatatccttgtcagcatgtgttgtcacttgggtttttgatcttagtttAATCTGATGGATAAAAATAcagtctcagagttgttttgattagcatttctaTAACTACTAAGGAgactaaacatttctttttttctcagccaTAAGAGATTCCTCTGTTGCGAATTGTATGTtgagctctgtacaccattttttgattgtgttattttttttgttggtgtctcatttcttgagttctttatatattttggatattagtaaTCTGGTTGATAAAGAGTTGTTAGAGAACTTTCTCTAATCTATAGGCTGCGAGTTTGTCCTTTAGATGGTGTCATTACCCTGTAGTACTGCTTTAAATAATCAATGGAGATTTCTCCAGAGGTTCTCTTATTGTAAAGGATTGTTTAAtctgtcctgtttttttttgttgttgttgttttgtttttccttatgaaGGTGAAAATTGCTGTTTTGATGtttgtaaagaattgttttggaattttgatgggaattgaaataaatctgtagattgcttttggaatgAGGGTCATTTTTACAAGGATAATTTTACTGATCCACGAGCATaggagacatttcttttttttttattttctttttatttttttaaatttatttattattattttttatttacatttcaaatgctatcccaaaagttccctataccctccccacccccgctcgcctacccacccactcccccttcttggtcctggccttcccctgtgctggatcagataaagtttacaagacccagaggcctctcttcccaatgatggctgattaggccatcttgtgctacatatgcagctagagacacgagctcagtgggtaatggttagttcatattgttgttccacctacagggttgcagccccctacaactccttgggtacttactctagctcctgaattgggggccctgtgatggaaatcc includes:
- the LOC110316353 gene encoding lithostathine-1, whose protein sequence is MARDAYFILFSCLIVLSPSQGQEAEEDLPSARISCPEGSNAYSSYCYYFIEDRLTWADADLLCQNMNSGYLVSILSQAEGNFVASLIKESGTTDTNVWTGLHDPKMNRRWHWSSGSLFLYKSWATGSPNSSNRGYCASLISNTGYKKWKDDNCDAQYSFVCKFRG